A window of the Bufo gargarizans isolate SCDJY-AF-19 chromosome 1, ASM1485885v1, whole genome shotgun sequence genome harbors these coding sequences:
- the LOC122924848 gene encoding acyl-coenzyme A amino acid N-acyltransferase 1-like, with translation MVGLIVTPEVSLVDEPLKIQAWGLLPQQTITIRVWLKDEKGEIFHSRAFYQTDMEGKVDLEKSPATGGDFHGVCPMGLFWALKPAIPFRRLIKRDVMGSPFSVHVDLYSSLVLNPQPGDSPAATKVIERWYVSPGVQRILIREGRIRGALFLPTGEGPFPGVIDMFGGVGGLIEFRSGLLASRGFASLALAYFAYDDLPSFLGVVDLKYFEEAAQFLWSHPKVSGDGVGVVAICKGAEMALAMASYLPQVAATVCINGTNAVNGNTLIYGDLLLNGIPYIIERVLITDFGSLNLSNSMDDPRKPEHQDSILPLEKARGPILFLVGDKDQNYNSLFFAQEAKARAEKYGKKDVYVQCYPGAGHLLEPPGSPFCTVSQSPFFPLPLTWGGELLPHCSAQKTSWKELQEFLSRNIKCSRRNKL, from the exons ATGGTTGGTCTCATAGTAACTCCTGAGGTCTCCTTGGTGGATGAACCACTAAAGATCCAAGCATGGGGTCTACTTCCTCAGCAAACCATCACAATAAGAGTATGGCTGAAGGATGAGAAAGGGGAGATATTTCACTCCAGAGCTTTCTACCAAACGGATATGGAAGGGAAGGTGGATCTGGAGAAATCTCCAGCCACTGGTGGAGACTTCCATGGAGTCTGTCCTATGGGCCTATTCTGGGCTCTCAAGCCAGCTATCCCATTTCGAAGGCTGATAAAACGTGATGTCATGGGAAGTCCTTTCTCTGTTCATGTGGATCTATATTCCTCGTTGGTGCTAAATCCACAACCTGGAGATTCCCCTGCTGCCACCAAAGTAATTGAAAGATGGTATGTGTCTCCAGGAGTTCAGAGAATACTAATAAGAGAAGGACGCATACGAGGAGCACTTTTTCTGCCCAC AGGTGAAGGGCCCTTTCCAGGAGTTATTGACATGTTTGGAGGCGTCGGTGGTCTGATAGAGTTTCGCAGTGGCCTCCTGGCCAGCCGCGGTTTTGCTTCGCTTGCTCTGGCTTATTTTGCTTATGATGATTTGCCTAGTTTCCTTGGTGTAGTGGATTTAAAATATTTTGAGGAAGCCGCTCAGTTTCTATGGAGTCATCCAAAA GTGTCAGGCGATGGAGTTGGAGTGGTCGCTATATGCAAAGGAGCTGAGATGGCTTTGGCCATGGCGTCTTACCTGCCTCAGGTTGCTGCTACGGTATGCATCAATGGAACCAATGCTGTGAATGGCAACACCCTCATTTATGGCGATCTCCTTCTGAACGGCATACCCTACATTATAGAAAGAGTTCTGATCACAGACTTTGGGTCTCTCAACCTTAGCAACTCTATGGATGACCCAAGAAAACCAGAACACCAGGACTCTATACTCCCCCTGGAGAAAGCCAGAGGTCCCATCCTTTTTCTCGTAGGAGACAAAGACCAGAACTACAACAGTTTGTTCTTTGCTCAGGAAGCAAAGGCCAGGGCAGAGAAGTACGGTAAGAAGGACGTGTACGTGCAGTGCTATCCTGGAGCGGGACATCTTCTAGAACCTCCAGGGTCCCCTTTTTGTACAGTATCACAGTCCCCATTCTTCCCACTTCCTTTGACTTGGGGTGGAGAGCTCCTGCCACACTGCTCGGCACAGAAAACTAGTTGGAAAGAACTTCAAGAATTTCTCAGTAGAAATATTAAATGCTCCCGACGCAATAAATTATGA